The DNA window GAGAAGGCGATGTCCGAACCAGCCTGGCCCTTATCCTTGGTGTATGAAGCCAGAAGCCTCTTCACAACGTCACTGcacatgtgaatgtttgaaagTTAGGTCTGATAAAAACACTGCCATGTGATGCTAGTTGATGTTTCGCACTGATCACATGACTTGAACTCACACAGAAGTGCCCACCAGGGGTAAGTTGATTGAAGGAACATCTAAACTCGTGAAGAGGTGTCCATCCATGTCGTTGATTCCAGCGATGTAGTCAATGTCAGCGGCATTGTGGAACAGGTTGTGAGGCGCATCAGGCAGGAAGTCGCCATCGATCACAGGAGACAGGAGCAGGTTTTCTACAATGGGGCCTAACGGGGACAAGATATCAAGTGGCATCTTACTTAACATctgacagagctgctgttgACATTTAGTCGTTTAAACGttcatttgtcattgctgctccctttatctctgtcagacattttctcatgtataaatactttaaacattgactttTCTCCgttatgttacaaactgtttcttctaatcaattttgtaaatgctgttattttgctgatgttctcagttacacgTGACATCtcttgcacttctgtctgtcctggaagaggaatccctcacatgtggctctgcagaagctcagtccatagagacttggcttgggaaccagagggtggccggttcagcATGGacagaagttggagaggtgccagttcacctcctgggcactgccgaggtgcccttgagcaaggcaccaaacccccTAAGTGCTCCCCGTGTGCCTTCATGGCTGCCGTGTGTTCCATGTGTTCACACGGgagggttaaatacagaggtcaaatttccccatgtttgcatgttgaatgctgtgtgtgtgacaataaAGAGGACTCTTAACCTTGTGACGCTCTATGAGACCAATTTGTGACTAGGGGCTATTCTATTGATTGCTTTATGTCACATCTGCGAGATAGAAATATGCCTATTTGCTCACTTTGTAATCTATCTACAATGTGTATTTCTATTCACTCTCAGTTGGACCTTAGGCAGTCGTTTCATATCAGATTTCTCTTTATGTCCAGTTAAACtgcttcagacacaaacacagctcctgCAGGTAAAGAAAAGCAGCTCTGTAGGCTAAAGTGTAAATGTAAGCTAGGTGACTGTGTGGACTGCAGTGCTTACTATCAGGTGAGCTGGACAGACTGATAGGGCCGGCCAACGTTAGCTTCACAGGATCGGCTATCTTCAAACAAGCGGCCATATTTTCATCCGTGGGGCAGTTGACCTTCAGAGCGACCTGGGGGCGGGGGGGTTCCATTTACATTTAATACACAGTGATAATCTGTAAAAGCCTGATAACTATTAATAAAGAGAGTTCAAGTCTAATCAAGGAAGTGAAACCTTTATGAGAATCTGTGATGTACCTCCTCAGCAAACTTGCGGGGGTTCTTGTTGATGGCCCACGGGCAAAGGGCAACTCCACTCTGGGAGATGGCTCTCTTGAACAACCCTTTGTTGTGGGGAGTGAGAGTCTGTgggcagacacacaaaaaaacaaaaaggttagAGTTATACAAACAAACTACACATTTTATTCAGGGGTGTTGCAACAGGGTATGGAAAGCACACAATGGTCTGGGTGCCTCAAGAGAGGGGGGCCCCCGAGAGCAGCTGATCTACAGCAATGACAGCTCTGTTAAATTCTATGATTGGCTGTGAACGGTAGACTACAACACTCCATGCCACGGGGCCTGGTAAGGGGGCTTCATGACCATGGTCCTGTGCATTTGGTTCAGATTTGTTCGATGCCGGGCCCCCTTGGTCCCTTTTGCTTAAGACCCACAAAGTCTCTTGAAATGCTCACGATTTTATCATCATGTTTTTCAACCTCTCAGGTGTTTCTACTTCAAAACACTCAATGAGCTACATGTCTAGTAAATAAAACTCACCTGGAAGCTAACACTAGCTGCACCTGCAGACTCTCCGAAGATGGTGACGTTGTCGGGGTCTCCTCCAAATGAGCGGATGTTCCTGTGCACCCAAGCGATGGCGGCCTGCTGGTCCCACAGACCGTAATTTCCTGACAAGATGGAAAATGTCATTATAGTTGGCAGGGGTCAAAATCTAATTGATTCTGTGGCTGTTGTGAGAGAACAAACGGCCATCTACCGGGCAAGCTCGAGTCTCCAGTGCTCAGGAAGCCCAGAGTTCCCACACGGTATCCCAAAGTCACCACAATaacatttcctctgtctgcAATCTCCTGGCCGCTGTACAGATAGGTGGTTACTATTTTAGAACCCATCGAGCTTCCGGTCAGGAAGCCTCCTCCATAGATCCACACCATGACGGGCAGATCTGTGGAGACTACAGACCAAATAGAATCAGAGACAGCTGCAATGTTGATCTATCATGAACAATACTTTGTGGTTCTCTCTGTGCTTACCTGTGCTGCCATGGGGAACCCAGATGTTTAAGTAAAGACAGTCCTCACTCCCTCTGGTATGGGTCATATAGAATTTTAACTGAAGGCATCTCTTTCTGAACTCAGTGGCCTTTAAGATACCTGATAAAAGACATACACACGTTTAAGTTTTATAATTATATAGTTCAGGCGCTGACTGAGGCTCATTTATGTTAACAGATAAAACAATGACACTAATTTACCATAATACAACAAAATGAACAGATTTGCCTGAATAAGCAACAATAAAACCTTTTCAATTGGTTGGTTTTTGATTTGTGAGAGAGACAATCACCCACCGTCCCAGCCAGGGTGACGCTTTGGCTTCTCAAACCTTCCAGGGATGTCAGCAAAAGGAACCCCTCTGAAGACGTCCATGTGACGACGGAACCCAAGACGAATGTTCTCGCCCTGCACCATCCCCCCCTCCGTGTTCACTACCCCAAGCTAGAGATTCAGCACAAAAAAGTTGTGAAATATCAAAATCACAGAATGACATTTGGCATCCTTGAATTAAACAgatgttatatttttttgtcaagcACTTACAGAGGCCCCAGAGACCACCTCCAGGAACACAGCAAAAGCGACCAAAAGCCCCAGCCTCGCCATCGTGACTGTGATCACCAGGTTGGTTTTCAGGCTGGACTTTTATAAAGGTGACTCCTCCCCTGAACATCTGACCACGGTGCAGTGTGACGGATACTTTTTTCACTGTTACATAACATAATATTTAACCACCTTTTCCTAACAGCACCTGAGATACAACAGATTCTAACTTCGTTGccttaataaaatataaaattaaaaccatTTTGAAAGGTAACTGATATAACCTTTGAGAAGTGATTTTCCAACTTTTGCAGTTTTGCATCAGGAATCCAACCTGGACTATAAATGTCTTTGCTACAATAAAGAAAACTTTAGTAAATTAAGATGGGCATCTATCTTATATACTggatataaaacatataatcaTACAGGACCTTTCAAAACCCATTTAAACCCGCATAACATGGGGTCTATAtcacatctgctgctgtcagactttACAATCAGCACTGCTTCCAGTAGCATACATCTGCATACAATTTTTATAAATAcccatatttattatttattatcactAGTAAATACACTGCCACACTGTCTTTCTGTAAATGTATTGCACACTGAATATGTTCATATGTAAATAGGAGTATAttctttctattctattttcttACCTTTAAAtgatcttgtttatttttcacaagcgttactgtttttaaaacactactgtcctgttgctgctgtggcaAAGAAATGTCCCcgtttgtgggacaataaaggtattctgattctgattctgattctgatctgtCCAGGCAGTAGCATTATGCTGCTCGGACTGCTTGCGTAAGTGCAACACTGTTTGTATACTATGAACTGGAAGAACTGCTGAACTGTTTGATCAAATGTGTAGTGTTTGTACACATAGGACAGAGAAATCGATGTCAACTCTTTCACCATGCAGCAGTTGAAGGACCGTTATCACAGACATGACAGAGGACAGCTGCATGTTCCAAACCTTCTTGTCATAAGAGATATTTGTCAGATTCTTGAGCTTGTCGTGGCtttgaaggtccagtgtgttttaggtgaaagggaacttttggtaacatgatgttttcacaagttcgtttcatctaaattgtatgaattgtagtttcctttaccccagaaaaggcccttcatatttaaatactttagatttaattactttatatttacttcgaggggaccctctctacggaggccgccatgtttttacattagtccagactggacaaactaaacaccttttgagttcatatgacaactgaagctaccacaggttctttctcatgtttggaaggagagggtgaggtgaggggtgttcagctgcaacatgacacttcaacactagatgtcactaaattctacacactgtacctttcaGAGCTCTGTCCCTGTTTGGTCAAACAGTAACACTGAAACCTTGTTTGTGGTCAAAACCAGCAGCTGTGACTGGAGacactctgtgttttcactgttctTCAAGTAAGTCTCAGACCTTCTGCTTCACGTgaacgagctctgatctcactgcgCATGTCTCTCTGAGCGAGTaagtgggggaggggggagggacgGAGCTcaggggcctgtgtgtgtgtgtgtgtgtgtgtgtgtgtgtgtgtgtgtgtgtgtgtgtgtgtgtgtgtgtgtgtgtctgcactgtctgggagcacacacgcacacacagagctcGTTCACGTGAAGCAGCCGGTCAGAGACTCACTTGAagaacagtgaaaacacagagtgtctctggtcacagctgcttcatgatcagagctgaagctgcagttggtttgtatcgagctggagtttctgtttgctcctcctctctgagctgctctcactttaactcataaactctcatcactggtcatcaggacctgatcagtacatgaagttacTCAGTGTCTGTTCGATTCCAGATTTCATGAGACtcattttaaacatcatgaaaagtGACTCGTCGACACTTTGCGCTCAGTCCAACACGAATCGAGACGCTCACGGTCAGGACTCAGTGATAAAATGACCAGAGCAACACAAAGAGATGATCAGACACCATCCATTAATAACTGGACaggcagaagtagtagaactggatcatcacactcctgcGACCAATCCTGCAcaagactgaggttaggaccgcctTTCTCATTAGCATACGGACACGGAATGCTTGAATAAAtcaatgtggaaataaatgtaagacatttatttatttattttcttatttatttatgcatttatttatctatactTATAGTCATCCATAGCAACATGCCCTCTCTAAAAATATACTTATGATAATGTTATGACATCTGTACATTTTCAGCTGTGACAAGGCTTGTTGACtttcataatgaaaaaaatacacatatgtTATAAACTCTCACCTGTTTTGTTGAACGTAATAGGCAGACTGTAGTTAAATGCACTCCTCTTGGCTTTTACGGGCAGGTCAGATAT is part of the Paralichthys olivaceus isolate ysfri-2021 chromosome 18, ASM2471397v2, whole genome shotgun sequence genome and encodes:
- the LOC109640309 gene encoding bile salt-activated lipase-like; the protein is MARLGLLVAFAVFLEVVSGASLGVVNTEGGMVQGENIRLGFRRHMDVFRGVPFADIPGRFEKPKRHPGWDGILKATEFRKRCLQLKFYMTHTRGSEDCLYLNIWVPHGSTVSTDLPVMVWIYGGGFLTGSSMGSKIVTTYLYSGQEIADRGNVIVVTLGYRVGTLGFLSTGDSSLPGNYGLWDQQAAIAWVHRNIRSFGGDPDNVTIFGESAGAASVSFQTLTPHNKGLFKRAISQSGVALCPWAINKNPRKFAEEVALKVNCPTDENMAACLKIADPVKLTLAGPISLSSSPDSPIVENLLLSPVIDGDFLPDAPHNLFHNAADIDYIAGINDMDGHLFTSLDVPSINLPLVGTSVDVVKRLLASYTKDKGQAGSDIAFSTYNSTWGSNPSRETIKRTVVEIGTDYIFLVPTQAALYLHAANATTGRTYSYSFSQPSYLGGIGRPYPKWMGADHADDLQYVFGLPFSMHLSYLPRYRDVSGYLIAYWTNFARTGDPNKGELSVPVTWPEFTITGQKFLDINSKTNNDSVGQKMREPYVHFWTSVLPSLPKPSKNE